Genomic window (Chryseobacterium bernardetii):
AGGCAGATTCAGTAGATAAGACATCTCATTTTTTTAATTAGACAACAATAAAAAGCACAGCCGACAATGCTGTGCTTAAATTTTTATTTCAAATTTAATTGCAATTTCAAGAGTAGTAAGAAAAGCAAATAAAGTTTCCACTTCGATGTTTATTACATAGTAAATGTAGTGATAATTTTAATAAGAAATATGAATTTAATGTTAAAATTCACAAGTTATCCACATTTTTTTGTGGATAAGTGTTTTATTATTCCACAACCACTCATTTAATACTGAGGAAAATGTTCAGGATTAATGTTCTTCAAGGTACTTTAGTATAAAACTATTTAATACTTTTTTCTCTTCATCATCGCCCTTATTATCCATGTGACTATGGTTGATGGACGTTGGCTGAACCGTCATGTGAAACTTTTTCTGTTCCTCTTCGGTAGGAAGAACTCCGTCATCGGCAGGATAATCGTTGGAACGTAATGAATAGATTTTAGGAATGCTGGTTCTGGGCAGGAACATTCTCCTATTATCCATGGTAATGATTTTATAAACCAGATTAGGATGCTGATTTCCAAATAAAGCTGCCATATCGCCGCCATTGGAATGGCCTATTAAAGTAAGGTGCCTATAATCCAGATCCGGATTTGTTTTTTTAAGCTCTTTCAAAACATATAAGATATTATCGGAGCCACTTTGCCAGAAAGGTCTTCTCACGATCTGCAGATTTCCTTCTACAGGCAGTAGTGGATCTGTAGTTTGTTCATGCTGAATGCTTACAGAAAAATATCCTTTTGAAGCTAACTTTTCAGTTAAGTAGGAATATACAAAATAATCACCGCCTTTATTAAAGCCATATCCATGATTAAAAATAATTACCTGCTGATTCGGAATTTTCTTATGGGTTTTGGGCAGATAATAGGCAACAGGAATTTTACGGTTTCGGCTTTGATCAAATAAAGTTAAAGTATCCCTTTTCACTTCATAATTATGATCTGAGCTTATCTTTTTTTTCACAGAACAATTAGCAAGAAGAAGGAAAACAGGAAGGTATTGTAATATTTTTTTTTAATGTCATGGTAAAATAGATTGATTACAAAAATCTGAAATTTCCTGATATAAAAAATGTATTTTTTTGTTTCTAATTAGGTTAAAAATTAAAATAATAATTTATTTTAAACTTTATTAGCTGATAATTAAGTATTTTTATTTCATTAAAATCTTATTATAAATATTACCCGATATCAGGCACCATTCTAAAGCTTGAAAATAACAGGTTCAGAAATTTCTGAATCTATTTACCTATTTATTTAAATTCAAACTTACTTATATACAAGCTGATCACCATGATTAGGCGTTTGAAT
Coding sequences:
- a CDS encoding alpha/beta hydrolase, encoding MKKKISSDHNYEVKRDTLTLFDQSRNRKIPVAYYLPKTHKKIPNQQVIIFNHGYGFNKGGDYFVYSYLTEKLASKGYFSVSIQHEQTTDPLLPVEGNLQIVRRPFWQSGSDNILYVLKELKKTNPDLDYRHLTLIGHSNGGDMAALFGNQHPNLVYKIITMDNRRMFLPRTSIPKIYSLRSNDYPADDGVLPTEEEQKKFHMTVQPTSINHSHMDNKGDDEEKKVLNSFILKYLEEH